The Sinomicrobium kalidii region AATATCGGACAGTTGCTTTCGGTGGCCAAGATGCAACTTACCATGCTGGAAAACAATGTCCCCGAAGCACAGCGGAAACAATTTGAGGAAGCAGCTAATATACTCGGCCAGGGAGTGAGCGAAATACGCCAGTTATCGCATTCGCTCAATGCCGATTTTATCCTCAATGTCGGCCTGGAAGAGGCCCTGAAAGCAGAAGCCGAACGCTTTAAGCGCCTTAATTTTCTTAAGATCGATTTTAAAGTCGAAGGGGAAGCTGCTTCCATAGATAAAAAGGATGAGGTGATCATCTTTCGTATTTTCCAGGAATGTTTTTCCAACTGTATCAAGTATTCCAGGGCTATCCTGTTGACCATCCGTATCAGTTACATGCAGGAGCAAGTTGTTATTTCGGCTACCGATAACGGTGTAGGGTTTAACATAAAAGAGGTAGGGGAAGGGGTAGGCATCCTCAATATGCGAAGAAGAGCGAAGCTCATAGGAGCAGAATTATCTATAAAAGCTAAAAAAAATGAAGGAGTTTCAGTAACTTTGGTGTATCCCTATAAACCAACCAACACCAAAGATGAATAAGAATGATATTGCCATAGTCGATGATCATTTACTCTTCGCGCAATCCCTGACCTCTCTCGTTTCCACTTTTGAAAAATACAATGTGTTGTTCCATGCCCCGAACGGGAAGGAATTTATAACGGAAATGGAAAACAGGAAAGAAACTCCCGACGTGGTACTCCTGGATATCAATATGCCCGTAATGGACGGACTGGAAACCATGGCCTGGATAAAAGAACATTACCCGCACCTGAAAGTGCTCGCCCTTTCCATGGACGACCGGGAAGAGACCATCATAAAAATGCTCCGGCTGGGGGCCAGGGGGTATTTGTTAAAAGACATCCACCCCAATATTTTTGAAAAGGCCATAGAGGACGTACTGACCAAGGGGTTTTACTTTTCGGACAAGATCACCAATACCATCCTGGATTCCATTGATAAAAAGGATAATTCCAACGAATTGCGGCTCAAAGACAGGGAAATGGAATTCCTGAAACTGGCCTGTACAGAACGAACCTACAAAGAAATCGCCGACGACATGTTTCTCTCTCCGAAAACCATTGACGGCTATCGCGAGGTACTCTTTGAAAAACTGGAAGTAAAGAGCAGGATAGGACTGGTGTTGTATGCCATAAAAAACAAGCTTATTGAAGTGTGATATGGTGGTTGCGACCGCTTTTCTTTGGACGTAAGATCCTGTGACTTAAGACGTATGACTGCGGGGCTCAACCTTATAAGTCTATGATTACGGATAAAAAGGGGGAAAATCCCCGTTGTCCGATAGGGCAGTATTCTTTTATATTCAGCTAATAAATAGTACCACACTATCCGGAAAATAAGATTGTTATACTCCTTTCGGATTGATAGGATGACCTACAGTTGAACACCAAATGCAAATTAGAAGAAGATAATTTAAAATCAGTATTATCATGGATGCTGAAACAACTAAAATAATAATCACATTTATTACAGGAAGTTTACTGGGCGGATTTATTAAAACATATTTCGATCTCAGAAAAGAAGTGGTCTCTGCAATATGGGAGAAAAGATTAAATGCGTATAATAAACTTTGGACGATCTCCGGGGTGCTTCCGTTATGGCCCAGGGATAAAACCTTAACTTATAAGCAGTTATTTGAAACCTGTAATGATCTGAAAAACTGGTATTTCAATTTTGGGGGAATTCTGTTATCGCGAAAGAGTAGAAAAACTTATGGTAAACTTCAGGAGACGTTGTACGAAAAAACAAAAAAGCAAACCGCTGAAAAAATTACCTGTGCTGAATACGAGGAAATCCAAAAATCTTTTCACTTGCTTAGAAATCAAATGACAAAAGACTTAACTTCCCGTAACAGGCAAATGTTTAAATAATATATTTTTATACTGTTTATAATCAAGTTAAAGGTTAAAACCCTGAACCTCTGGACTTGCAGTCCAGAGTGGTTTAGTAGTTTATCGGCAGAAAGGCGAATTTACCGGTATGACTTTTTAATCCGGTCCAGGTTGCGTTTGTTTTCCCGGTCTTTAATGGTTTCGCGTTTGTCGTGCAGCTTTTTACCTTTTACCAGGGCGATCTCCATTTTGGCCAGTCCGCGGTCATTGATAAACAGGCGCAGGGGAACGATGGTCAGCCCTACGTTTTTGACCTCCTTATTGAGTTTCCGGAGTTCGTTCTTGTTCAGAAGAAGTTTGCGTTCGCTCCGGGGGCTGTGGTTGTAGTGTGTCCCGTGTGAGTATTCCTGGATATACATGTTGATGACAAAGAGTTCTCCCTTGTCGTTGAATTCGCAAAAACTTTCGGCAATGGATGCCTTGCCCAGCCGTATGGATTTTATCTCGGTACCGGCAAGCACGATCCCGGCGACATATTTGTCGAGAATATCATACTCAAAGCGCGCACGCCTGTTTTTTATGTTGATATTTTTTTGCATAAGGATTGCAAAAGTAATAACTATTATCGGAATAACGATACTTTGAATTTGGAACCTTTAAAACCGGTTACGCAAGTTGTAAGGCAAGCGTTACCATTTCTTCCAGCGAGGTTTGTCTTTCCTCTACCGTAATGCTTTCCCGGGTAACGAGATGGTCGGTTACCGTGAGGATGGCCAATGCCCGCACCCCGAATCGGGCTGCTACCGAATAAAGTGCGGCAGTTTCCATTTCCACCCCGAGTACGCCGTATTCCGCCCATTTTTTATAATAATCCGGGTCGTTGTCATAAAAGACGTCGCTGGTGAGTATATTTCCGGATTTTATGGCAATACCTTTGGATTCCGCAGTTTTTACCGCTTTGATGAAAAGCTCATGATCTGCGGTAGGAGCAAAGCTGTCCTGGTTAAAGTGGATACGGTTGATGTTACTGTTGGTCGAGGCCGACATAGCCAGGATAATGTCCCGTACCTTTATATAAGGTTGATAAGCGCCCGCACTGCCTATACGGATTAATTGCCTGGCGCCGTAGTCATTTATCAGTTCGTGGGTATAGATACTTATGGAAGGCATGCCCATGCCCGTGCCCTGAACGGATATTTTCTTTCCCTTGTACGAACCGGTAAATCCGTACATTCCGCGTATATCGCTGTACAACCTGGCTTCCGTCAGAAAATTTTCTGCTATCCATTTGGCCCGTAGCGGGTCGCCCGGGAGCAATACGGTTTCCGCAATGTCTTCTTTTTCAGCTCGTATATGTAAACTCATTTCAATAAGATTCGTTAGAAGTAAGCCCCTCTACAATGGCAATGCCATTGGAAGTCCCGATCCGGGTAACCCCCAAAGCTATGTATTTTTGCGCAACATCAAAACTTTTTATACCCCCGGAAGCTTTTAACTGTGCTTTTCCGGCTACGGCAGCTTTCATTATTCCGATATCGTGAAGGGTAGCCCCGCCCGTACCGAAGCCCGTAGAGGTCTTTACGAAGTCGGCACCGGCATCCGCAGCGAGGGTACTGGCCAGTGTTTTTTCGGCATCGGTAAGATAGCAGGTTTCCATGATGACTTTCAGTACACAAGGACCTATAGCTTTTTTAACGGCCGTGATCTCTTCCCTGACTTTTTTTGTTTCAGCAGATTTAAGCCACCCCAGGTTAATGACCATGTCGATTTCATCCGCACCGTCGGCTACGGCCTGTTCCGATTCAAAAACCTTGGCCTTTGTACTCATGGCCCCAAGGGGGAACCCGGCAACCGCACAAATGTAAACATCGGCAGCATCCTTCAGGACCTCACGGGCAGTGGCTACGTAACAGCCGTGTACACATACGGAATAAAAGCGATAGTGCAGGGCCTCTTCACACAAACGGACGATATCCTTTTCCGTGGCCGATGGCTTTAACAGGGTATGATCTATATAGCGGTTTATTTTCATGAGAAACCTTCTTCTTCAATATGAGCATAAAAGCAAAAAATCCTCTTATCAATCCGTTGAGGCGGTTTTCTGAGGCCTGAAACTCCTGTGACGCTCTTCAAAAGTAGTGCTTTTTACCGGGATGACCACTTCCCTGAAAAGTTCGAGAAATTCACCGGAGTGCCGCTCTACCTTGTTGGTCCGGATATTAAAATGTACAAAATTGAGCCAGGCTACCGATTTCAGGACTTTTTTATCGCTGTCCCACATACGGGCTTCCACCAGCAGGTGTTTGTCTGAATACCGGACAAGCTGGGTTTCGATCACGACTTCTTCCATGGTAAACACGGGCTTTAAATAAGCTACCTGGCTACTACTGACGACCCATCCGAGCCCCTGTTCCCGGACTATCCGGAAAATATCGATATCGTAATATTCCAGTAACTGGTCTTCACGGGCATTGATAAAATAATCGAGATACCGCCCGTTGTTCAAATGGTTAAAAGGATCACAGTCCTGAAACCGTATTTTTTTTCTGCTTTCCAAAATGCCTGGTCGTTTGTCCATATGAGCTGTGTTTTTTATACCGAACGGTATATTAAAGGTTAAAAAAATAGTTTAATATGCGTTTACGAATTGTTTTTATGCTTAATCATTTATCAAATTTCCATTCCCGCAGGACTATGTGCTCCAGGATATCCATGGTACGTTCCAGGTACGAACGATCGTCCATTGTAAAACTCATGAAAACCGCTCCCTCAATAATACTGAACATCTGCCGTGCACTTCCGGCCGGGTCCAGCCCGGGTTTTAGTTCACCAGCAGTTTTTCCCTCTTCTATGATATTCGCCAGGCTTTGTTCGATTTTCCGAATAATGTTTCGCACGCCGTCCAGGAGTTTTTCGTTCTGATGGTTGGCATCGACACCGATGTTGATTATCGGGCACCCGCCCATGTCCTGTGAGAAATCGTAATAATTCCGGTAAAAATCCGTAATGAGCAGTAACTTTTGCAGGGGAGACGAACTGCTTTCCTGGTGTTCGCGCACTTCGCGTAAAATGCGCTTTACATTATAACGAAAAGCTTCTATGGCGAGTTCTTCCTTATTCCGGAAATTACCGTAAATGGCACCCTTGGTGAGTTTTGTGGCCCTGGTGATGGTGCTCATACTGGTAGCCGCATAGCCGTTCCTGTTAAAAATGGAAGCTGTAGTGGCAATAATAAACCTGGATGTTCTTTCCGCTTTGTTTTGCACGACGCCATGATTCTATCCAACAAATATATAAAATATACCGATTGGTATATTAATGATATCTGTTTTTTTCGATACTTTGTTGTAAATTGCCTTTACAAAAAAATGCATATGGCCGAACTTATCAGAATATATGAAGAAAATCCCAATCCACGGGAGATACAGAAGGTAGTAAAGGTTTTAAAACAAGGGGGACTGGTGATTTATCCTACGGATACGGTGTACGGTTTGGGTTGTGATATTACCAATTCCAAAGCCCTGGAACGCATTGCCAGGATAAAGGGCGTGAAGCTCGAAAAGGCCAATTTCTCTTTTATATGTGCAGACCTCAGTAATTTGTCCGACTACGTAAAACAGATGGAAAATTCAACTTTTAAATTGCTGAAACGGGCACTGCCCGGACCGTTTACCTTTATACTTTCCGGTAACAATAACCTGCCCAAAGATTTTAAAAAGAAAAAAACCGTAGGTATCCGTGTCCCGGCCAACAATATTGCCCAGGCACTGGTACGGGAACTGGGAAACCCTATAGTATCTACGTCCATACATGACGAAGACGAGTTGCTGGAGTATACCACCGATCCGGGGCTCATTTATGAAAAGTGGGACAACCTGGTAGATATCGTCATTGACGGCGGATACGGAGACAATGTTGCTTCAACCGTAGTAGACCTTACCGGGTATGAACCCGAAGTGATACGACAGGGGAAGGGTGATATCGAGGAGATTTTATAGTTGTTTTAATCCGGTATCCCGATTACTTTTTCCAGTGTATAGGTGATCAGGTCTTCCACTATTTTTTTCGGGTGTTCCGCAAAAGTGCCGTTGGCCCGGTTGGCTATAATGGCATTGAGGGAAATGGCACGGTGACCCAGCAGTCCGGAAAGCCCGTAAATGGCGGAGGTTTCCATTTCGAGGTTTGTGATTTTCAGTTCGCCGTGGGCAAAGCTGTCAATCTTCCTGTTCAGTCCGGGGTCCTGTAAGGGCAGGCGCAATACGCGTCCCTGCGGACCGTAAAAACCACCGGCTGTAGCCGTAACCCCGTGATATATTCCGCTGTCATTAAAAAAATCCCGGAGTTTTTCATCGCCTGATATGACGAGTGGCCGTGACTTCCGGGGGCTCCATGCCGTGTGTTTTATAAAGGCATCTTCTATTTCCGGGCGGGCAATAGCTTCGGTAGGGTAGGCGTGGAGCATCCCGTTCAGGTCGAGTGCAAACGAACTGGCCAGGAAAGCCCCGACGGGAATATCCTTTTGCAGTGCTCCCGAAGTCCCCACACGGATAATATTCAGCGAAGTGAGTTTTTTTTTGGCTATGCGTTTATCGAGGTCGATATTGACCAGTGCATCCAGTTCGTTGAGCACAATGTCGATATTGTCCGGGCCAATCCCTGTGGAGATCACGGTAAGCCTTTTTCCCTTGTAAATACCTGTCTCTGTCCGGAATTCCCGTTTTTGTGTGGTAAATTCCACTGTGTCAAAATGTTTTGTGATCCTGCCAACACGGTCCTGGTCACCTACAAAAATGATGGTGTCTGAGATATTTTCAGGTTTCAGGTTCAGGTGATAGATACTGCCGTCGGCATTGAGCATCAGTTCGGATTCCGCTATTTTCATCTCGATAAACTGGTATTTTACATGGGCCTGAGACCGCAAGATTTAAGACGTGAGAAGTCTTAGGCCGTTTTGTTCACGATTAAAAACAGAAAGAAGGACAAAATGCCCTTCTTTCCGGTGCTGCTGTTTGAATTTCGGGGGGTATTACAGTTTTAATAGCCTGGCTGTATCTTCGTGATACAGGAAGCTGTATTTTTTGGTCCCCCCGAGGTATATATCGTCTCGTTTTATAAAGGGATAATAATTCTGTACTTTGTTCAACACGTCTTTTCCCATGGGATTTAGCTTTACCGGGTTGAACGATTTAAATAAGGGCTTGATGGTATTTATCAGTCTGAAATACTGTAAATCCCCGAAGCCGTAATTACTTTCATTCTTGATAAGCATCTCCACAAATTTTTCCTTTGATGCTATTTTTTTGCTGTCTGCAATGGCAAGCGTACTGTTCTCCAGGTGATTCAACCCGTTCTTAACTGTGGGAAACCGGTGCAGGTGCAGGGCAATAGCATCGGTGAGATAAGGAAATTGGGAAGAATTGAATTTGGAAAAGGTCTCTAATCGTAGGGGAGTTTCGCTGCAGTAAAGTTGCCAGATGTAGTCGGCGTATTCTATATCGTCTTGTGTGAGTTGTATTCGGGATTCGTATAACTTGTGCAACTGCTCCCTGGTGTGGTTGGTGAGGATAAAGGGCTTGGTTTTCTTTTTCTTTCCGCAGACCAGTGAGATCTGTGCCCCGTTGCGGTGTTTCTTCAGCCAGCTGACCACCGCTATCATGTTGATCTGGCAGAAAAGGTCCTCATCAAACCAAAGGATAATCTCTTCCTGGGTCTTTTGATTACACAATCGCCTGTATTCCTTTAGCGTGGCCTCGATGAAGTTGGTCTTGGTAATCTTGTAGTTCTTGTTTAAAAACTCGAAACGGGTTTTCCAGAAAGATTCACTGCCCACTTCGGTTACCGTTCTCCCTTCACAGAGCATCTCTCTCCAGGTAATAATTTCTCCTTCCAGCTTTAATTCTTTGAGATGAGAAGTAAAGCCATCCCCATTGGTAATGTGCAAGGTTCTAGTCATTATTATGGTTTGTTTAGATTAGCCAAAATTATGTTTTATATACGAGCCTAAAACCACTTTTATATTTTTGTCAAATAACTGTGTCTTTTTGTTATTTGCTTAACCTTATGTTTATACAATAACCTATCCGCCTACACGTTTTACATTATAGCCTTCATCCTTCAACAATTCCATGACCCTGTCCCGGTAATTCCCCTGTATGATAATTTCACCGTTCTTTACGGAACCTCCTACACCGCATTTGGTTTTCAGGAATTTTCCGAGTTCTTTCAGGTCGGTTTCACTGCCATGAAACCCCTTGACGACAGTAACGGTCTTTCCGCCGCGGCCCTTGTTGCTGAAATGCGCTTCCAGGTATTGCTCACCGGGGGAAGGGCTATTCGTTTCTTCATCATCGAAAACAGGCTCTTCTCCTGTAGAAAAAACGAAGTTTCCGAGGTCTTCAAGGCTGTTAAGTTTGTTTTTGTTGCCCATTGCTTTCCCTTTTTTGACAACGCTATCTTAAA contains the following coding sequences:
- a CDS encoding DUF1835 domain-containing protein, coding for MTRTLHITNGDGFTSHLKELKLEGEIITWREMLCEGRTVTEVGSESFWKTRFEFLNKNYKITKTNFIEATLKEYRRLCNQKTQEEIILWFDEDLFCQINMIAVVSWLKKHRNGAQISLVCGKKKKTKPFILTNHTREQLHKLYESRIQLTQDDIEYADYIWQLYCSETPLRLETFSKFNSSQFPYLTDAIALHLHRFPTVKNGLNHLENSTLAIADSKKIASKEKFVEMLIKNESNYGFGDLQYFRLINTIKPLFKSFNPVKLNPMGKDVLNKVQNYYPFIKRDDIYLGGTKKYSFLYHEDTARLLKL
- a CDS encoding sensor histidine kinase — its product is MEQKEIQLLILASSIILLMLLVALVVIFSLFHKRKTRLLIQKAEDKKHFEEELAKTQTEIQEQTLKNVSWELHDNIGQLLSVAKMQLTMLENNVPEAQRKQFEEAANILGQGVSEIRQLSHSLNADFILNVGLEEALKAEAERFKRLNFLKIDFKVEGEAASIDKKDEVIIFRIFQECFSNCIKYSRAILLTIRISYMQEQVVISATDNGVGFNIKEVGEGVGILNMRRRAKLIGAELSIKAKKNEGVSVTLVYPYKPTNTKDE
- the smpB gene encoding SsrA-binding protein SmpB; amino-acid sequence: MQKNINIKNRRARFEYDILDKYVAGIVLAGTEIKSIRLGKASIAESFCEFNDKGELFVINMYIQEYSHGTHYNHSPRSERKLLLNKNELRKLNKEVKNVGLTIVPLRLFINDRGLAKMEIALVKGKKLHDKRETIKDRENKRNLDRIKKSYR
- the deoD gene encoding purine-nucleoside phosphorylase; this translates as MSLHIRAEKEDIAETVLLPGDPLRAKWIAENFLTEARLYSDIRGMYGFTGSYKGKKISVQGTGMGMPSISIYTHELINDYGARQLIRIGSAGAYQPYIKVRDIILAMSASTNSNINRIHFNQDSFAPTADHELFIKAVKTAESKGIAIKSGNILTSDVFYDNDPDYYKKWAEYGVLGVEMETAALYSVAARFGVRALAILTVTDHLVTRESITVEERQTSLEEMVTLALQLA
- a CDS encoding TetR/AcrR family transcriptional regulator, with the protein product MQNKAERTSRFIIATTASIFNRNGYAATSMSTITRATKLTKGAIYGNFRNKEELAIEAFRYNVKRILREVREHQESSSSPLQKLLLITDFYRNYYDFSQDMGGCPIINIGVDANHQNEKLLDGVRNIIRKIEQSLANIIEEGKTAGELKPGLDPAGSARQMFSIIEGAVFMSFTMDDRSYLERTMDILEHIVLREWKFDK
- a CDS encoding translation initiation factor translates to MGNKNKLNSLEDLGNFVFSTGEEPVFDDEETNSPSPGEQYLEAHFSNKGRGGKTVTVVKGFHGSETDLKELGKFLKTKCGVGGSVKNGEIIIQGNYRDRVMELLKDEGYNVKRVGG
- the deoC gene encoding deoxyribose-phosphate aldolase; this translates as MKINRYIDHTLLKPSATEKDIVRLCEEALHYRFYSVCVHGCYVATAREVLKDAADVYICAVAGFPLGAMSTKAKVFESEQAVADGADEIDMVINLGWLKSAETKKVREEITAVKKAIGPCVLKVIMETCYLTDAEKTLASTLAADAGADFVKTSTGFGTGGATLHDIGIMKAAVAGKAQLKASGGIKSFDVAQKYIALGVTRIGTSNGIAIVEGLTSNESY
- a CDS encoding L-threonylcarbamoyladenylate synthase, with protein sequence MAELIRIYEENPNPREIQKVVKVLKQGGLVIYPTDTVYGLGCDITNSKALERIARIKGVKLEKANFSFICADLSNLSDYVKQMENSTFKLLKRALPGPFTFILSGNNNLPKDFKKKKTVGIRVPANNIAQALVRELGNPIVSTSIHDEDELLEYTTDPGLIYEKWDNLVDIVIDGGYGDNVASTVVDLTGYEPEVIRQGKGDIEEIL
- a CDS encoding acyl-CoA thioesterase, with amino-acid sequence MDKRPGILESRKKIRFQDCDPFNHLNNGRYLDYFINAREDQLLEYYDIDIFRIVREQGLGWVVSSSQVAYLKPVFTMEEVVIETQLVRYSDKHLLVEARMWDSDKKVLKSVAWLNFVHFNIRTNKVERHSGEFLELFREVVIPVKSTTFEERHRSFRPQKTASTD
- a CDS encoding response regulator; the encoded protein is MNKNDIAIVDDHLLFAQSLTSLVSTFEKYNVLFHAPNGKEFITEMENRKETPDVVLLDINMPVMDGLETMAWIKEHYPHLKVLALSMDDREETIIKMLRLGARGYLLKDIHPNIFEKAIEDVLTKGFYFSDKITNTILDSIDKKDNSNELRLKDREMEFLKLACTERTYKEIADDMFLSPKTIDGYREVLFEKLEVKSRIGLVLYAIKNKLIEV
- a CDS encoding nucleoside phosphorylase, translating into MKIAESELMLNADGSIYHLNLKPENISDTIIFVGDQDRVGRITKHFDTVEFTTQKREFRTETGIYKGKRLTVISTGIGPDNIDIVLNELDALVNIDLDKRIAKKKLTSLNIIRVGTSGALQKDIPVGAFLASSFALDLNGMLHAYPTEAIARPEIEDAFIKHTAWSPRKSRPLVISGDEKLRDFFNDSGIYHGVTATAGGFYGPQGRVLRLPLQDPGLNRKIDSFAHGELKITNLEMETSAIYGLSGLLGHRAISLNAIIANRANGTFAEHPKKIVEDLITYTLEKVIGIPD